Proteins encoded by one window of Pseudonocardia sp. HH130629-09:
- a CDS encoding quinone oxidoreductase family protein: MRAVQVREPGGSEVLEVVDTDAPVPGPGEVLVEVAAAGVNFIDTYQREGIYPMPTPYVAGLEGAGRVTALGPDVDGVAVGDRIAWANTLGSYAEQVAVPWAKAVPVPDGVADDVAVGAALQGMTAHFLVTDCFTLRGGETILLHAAAGGVGLLLTQLAVAKGARVIATTSTPEKAELARGAGADEVIDYTAVDDLAAAVRDLTGGEGVHAAFDSVGRSTFDASLASVRRRGTLVIYGAASGPVEPFDPQRLNAAGSLYLTRPKLFDYIATTDELRARAAAVYGEVAAGRLDVRIGHRYGLADARTAHDDLQGRRTTGKVLLVP; the protein is encoded by the coding sequence ATGCGTGCGGTACAGGTGCGGGAGCCCGGCGGGTCCGAGGTGCTGGAGGTCGTCGACACCGACGCCCCGGTCCCGGGTCCGGGCGAGGTGCTGGTGGAGGTCGCCGCGGCCGGCGTGAACTTCATCGACACCTACCAGCGCGAGGGCATCTACCCGATGCCGACGCCCTACGTCGCGGGGCTGGAGGGCGCGGGCCGGGTCACCGCGCTGGGCCCGGACGTCGACGGCGTCGCGGTCGGGGACCGGATCGCCTGGGCCAACACCCTGGGCAGCTACGCCGAGCAGGTCGCCGTGCCGTGGGCGAAGGCCGTCCCGGTGCCCGACGGCGTCGCCGACGACGTCGCGGTCGGCGCGGCGCTGCAGGGCATGACCGCGCACTTCCTGGTCACCGACTGCTTCACGCTGCGCGGCGGGGAGACGATCCTGCTGCACGCCGCGGCCGGGGGCGTCGGGCTGCTGCTCACCCAGCTGGCCGTCGCGAAGGGCGCCCGGGTGATCGCCACGACGTCGACGCCGGAGAAGGCCGAGCTGGCCCGCGGGGCCGGCGCCGACGAGGTGATCGACTACACCGCCGTCGACGACCTGGCCGCCGCCGTCCGCGACCTCACCGGCGGCGAGGGCGTGCACGCGGCGTTCGACTCGGTCGGGCGCAGCACGTTCGACGCGAGCCTGGCCTCGGTGCGCCGTCGCGGCACGCTGGTGATCTACGGCGCCGCGTCCGGCCCGGTCGAGCCGTTCGACCCGCAGCGGCTCAACGCGGCGGGGTCGCTGTACCTGACCCGCCCGAAGCTGTTCGACTACATCGCCACCACCGACGAGCTGCGCGCCCGCGCGGCGGCCGTCTACGGCGAGGTCGCCGCGGGCCGCCTCGACGTGCGGATCGGGCACCGCTACGGCCTGGCGGACGCCCGCACCGCCCACGACGACCTGCAGGGCCGCCGCACCACAGGCAAGGTGCTGCTCGTCCCCTGA
- a CDS encoding S9 family peptidase, whose translation MTDTPFHDLDAYVALPRLGGLTLSPDGERLVTSVAELDADGTRYRAALWEIDPAGDAPARRLTRGAAGESGPVFTPDGDLLFRSARPDPDATGEAEPPTSLWRLPEAGGEAEPAGTRPGGISAVAVAADAGTVVVSSPTLPGATTTDEDEQRRTARTEGKVTAILHTGYPVRHWDHDLGPAEERLLLSTPGDTDPWQDLTPAPGRALDETAFDVSPDGGSVVTGWNRAHGHGTWRPGLVVVDTASGEHRDLTDDDGHEYSAPRVSPDGRTVVALREHVSTPEVAPRTELVLVPLAGGAPRPVAPGWDRWPTAARWTRDGSALVVTADENGRGPLFRIDLGTTGEDDTVTRLTGDHGTYSDPCPSPDGRWVYALRHAYDAPPVPVRIPADGHDADPEHLPAPAAAPALPGSLTELETTAADGTRVRAWLVLPEGADAEHPAPLLLWIHGGPLASWNAWSWRWNPWLMAARGWAVLLPDPALSTGYGQDFVQRGWGAWGGAPFTDLMAATDAATARPDVDDTRTAAMGGSFGGYMANWVAGHTDRFAAIVTHASLWALDQFGPTTDHAEYWLTEMTPAMAQANSPHRHADAIVTPMLVIHGDRDYRVPIGEGLRLWWDLVSRQADPEANPHRFLYFPDENHWVLAPNHAKVWYRTVWAFLDHHVLGTEWETPDLLR comes from the coding sequence GTGACCGACACCCCGTTCCACGACCTCGACGCTTACGTCGCGCTCCCCCGCCTCGGCGGGCTCACCCTGTCCCCCGACGGGGAGCGCCTGGTCACCAGCGTCGCCGAGCTCGACGCCGACGGCACCCGCTACCGGGCCGCCCTGTGGGAGATCGACCCCGCGGGGGACGCCCCGGCGCGGCGGCTGACCCGGGGCGCGGCCGGCGAGTCCGGGCCGGTCTTCACCCCCGACGGCGACCTGCTGTTCCGGTCCGCCCGCCCCGACCCCGACGCCACCGGGGAGGCCGAGCCGCCGACCTCGCTGTGGCGCCTCCCGGAGGCCGGGGGCGAGGCCGAGCCCGCCGGGACGCGGCCCGGCGGGATCTCCGCGGTCGCCGTCGCCGCCGACGCGGGGACGGTCGTCGTGTCCTCCCCCACGCTGCCCGGTGCCACCACGACCGACGAGGACGAGCAGCGCCGCACCGCGCGCACCGAGGGCAAGGTCACCGCGATCCTGCACACCGGCTACCCGGTGCGGCACTGGGACCACGACCTCGGCCCGGCCGAGGAGCGGCTGCTCCTGTCCACGCCCGGTGACACCGACCCCTGGCAGGACCTCACCCCGGCGCCGGGCCGCGCGCTGGACGAGACCGCGTTCGACGTCTCCCCCGACGGCGGCTCGGTGGTGACCGGCTGGAACCGCGCGCACGGCCACGGCACCTGGCGGCCGGGCCTGGTCGTGGTCGACACCGCGTCCGGGGAGCACCGCGACCTCACCGACGACGACGGCCACGAGTACTCCGCGCCCCGGGTCAGCCCGGACGGGCGGACCGTCGTCGCGCTGCGCGAACACGTCTCCACCCCGGAGGTCGCGCCGCGGACCGAGCTGGTCCTGGTCCCGCTCGCCGGTGGCGCACCGCGCCCGGTGGCACCGGGCTGGGACCGGTGGCCCACCGCGGCGCGCTGGACCCGCGACGGGTCCGCGCTGGTGGTCACCGCCGACGAGAACGGCCGCGGCCCGCTGTTCCGGATCGACCTGGGCACGACCGGGGAGGACGACACCGTCACCCGGCTGACCGGCGACCACGGCACCTACTCCGACCCGTGCCCGTCGCCGGACGGGCGGTGGGTCTACGCACTGCGCCACGCCTACGACGCGCCCCCCGTCCCGGTCCGGATCCCCGCCGACGGCCACGACGCCGACCCGGAGCACCTGCCCGCACCCGCCGCGGCGCCCGCACTGCCCGGTTCGCTCACCGAGCTGGAGACCACCGCCGCCGACGGCACCCGGGTCCGCGCCTGGCTGGTCCTGCCCGAGGGCGCCGACGCCGAGCACCCGGCCCCGCTGCTGCTGTGGATCCACGGCGGCCCGCTGGCCAGCTGGAACGCCTGGTCGTGGCGGTGGAACCCGTGGCTGATGGCCGCACGCGGCTGGGCCGTGCTGCTGCCCGACCCGGCTCTGTCGACCGGCTACGGCCAGGACTTCGTCCAGCGCGGCTGGGGCGCCTGGGGCGGCGCGCCGTTCACCGACCTGATGGCCGCCACCGACGCCGCGACCGCCCGGCCCGACGTCGACGACACCCGCACCGCGGCGATGGGCGGCTCCTTCGGCGGCTACATGGCCAACTGGGTCGCCGGGCACACCGACCGGTTCGCCGCGATCGTCACCCACGCCAGCCTGTGGGCGCTCGACCAGTTCGGACCGACGACCGACCACGCCGAGTACTGGCTGACCGAGATGACCCCGGCGATGGCGCAGGCCAACAGCCCCCACCGGCACGCCGACGCGATCGTCACCCCGATGCTGGTGATCCACGGCGACCGCGACTACCGGGTGCCGATCGGCGAGGGGCTGCGGCTGTGGTGGGACCTGGTGTCCCGGCAGGCCGACCCGGAGGCCAACCCGCACCGGTTCCTGTACTTCCCCGACGAGAACCACTGGGTCCTCGCCCCGAACCACGCGAAGGTCTGGTACCGCACGGTGTGGGCGTTCCTGGACCACCACGTG